Proteins encoded by one window of Cytobacillus sp. IB215665:
- the tatC gene encoding twin-arginine translocase subunit TatC encodes MEDQEMKLVDHLDELRKRLLITMVAFIIFFVLAFIFVKDIYNWLVMGLDPYSITLVILGPSEVLWVYFTIAGILAIACTIPILALQIWLFVKPALKPYERKITLSYIPALFILFILGLCFGYFVILDVVFGFLTSLGEEMFDTMFTAEKYFQFVLTMTIPFAILFELPVVVMFLTSIGIINPYVLQKVRKYAYFVLVIISVTISPPDFISDFLVTIPLLFLYECSIILSKIIYKKKQKKEERDQVDMLSNEVAK; translated from the coding sequence ATGGAAGATCAAGAGATGAAACTGGTAGACCACTTAGATGAGCTAAGGAAACGACTACTTATTACAATGGTGGCTTTTATCATTTTTTTTGTTTTAGCATTTATCTTTGTTAAAGATATATATAATTGGCTTGTAATGGGTCTAGACCCATATAGTATTACGTTAGTTATATTAGGTCCAAGTGAAGTATTATGGGTTTATTTTACAATTGCTGGAATATTAGCGATTGCTTGCACAATTCCGATATTGGCTCTACAAATATGGCTATTCGTTAAGCCAGCGTTGAAGCCTTATGAGCGGAAAATAACACTTTCATACATCCCAGCTTTATTTATTTTATTTATCTTAGGTTTGTGCTTTGGCTATTTTGTTATACTTGACGTTGTTTTCGGCTTTTTAACAAGCTTAGGTGAAGAAATGTTTGATACAATGTTTACGGCAGAAAAGTATTTTCAATTCGTCTTAACGATGACGATCCCATTTGCCATCTTGTTTGAGTTACCAGTTGTGGTTATGTTTTTGACGAGTATTGGCATCATCAATCCATATGTTTTGCAAAAGGTACGAAAATACGCTTATTTCGTTTTAGTTATTATTTCAGTTACTATTTCACCACCTGACTTTATTTCTGACTTCTTAGTTACAATTCCGTTACTATTTTTATATGAATGTAGCATAATACTTTCGAAAATTATATACAAGAAAAAACAGAAGAAAGAAGAGCGAGATCAAGTAGATATGTTGTCAAATGAAGTTGCAAAATGA